A genomic segment from Daphnia carinata strain CSIRO-1 chromosome 1, CSIRO_AGI_Dcar_HiC_V3, whole genome shotgun sequence encodes:
- the LOC130691521 gene encoding low molecular weight phosphotyrosine protein phosphatase-like, with amino-acid sequence MDHSKKSVLFICLGNICRSPIAEAVFAKLVKDAGKQNEWNIDSGAIGNWHVGKGPDRRAISVLSKHSISTSHKARQIKSRDFSEFDYIFGMDEDNMDDLKSMAPTNSKAKIELLGTYDPQGELIIRDPYYDNGEEGFEKCYQQCMRCCAAFLERMG; translated from the exons ATGGACCATTCAAAGAAATCTGTTCTTTTTATCTGTCTCG GAAACATATGTCGCTCCCCAATAGCAGAAGCTGTCTTTGCTAAGTTGGTCAAGGATGCTGGGAAACAAAATGAGTGGAACATTGACAGTGGCGCTATTGGTAATTGGCATGTAGGAAAAGGACCAGATCGCCGTGCAATTTCTGTGTTAAGTAAGCACAGTATATCTACAAGTCATAAAGCAAGACAG ATAAAGAGTAGGGATTTCTCAGAGTTTGACTACATTTTTGGGATGGATGAAGATAACATGGATGACCTCAAATCCATGGCTCCTACGAATTCAAAAGCCAAAATTGAATTGCTGGGAACGTACGATCCCCAAGGAGAACTGATTATACGAGACCCATATTAT GACAATGGAGAAGAGGGCTTTGAGAAATGTTACCAGCAGTGCATGCGGTGCTGTGCAGCTTTCTTGGAACGAATGGGCTAA
- the LOC130691518 gene encoding peptide methionine sulfoxide reductase MsrB-like isoform X2 — translation MDPTSSEFKQELRQRLTPLQWSVTQEKGTERAFTNKYYKLRENGIYECISCGRDLFNSKTKYDSGSGWPAFYDVVDPKGVKLTKDASHGLVRTEVSCSNCRAHLGHLFTDGPQPTGLRYCINSSSLNFRPAAEAEGEGQQTGDKSFSSNFSFPATQGGCGPLRCGDANISCAKKVNGTV, via the exons ATGGACCCGACATCATCCGAGTTCAAGCAAGAACTGCGTCAGCGGCTAACTCCGCTCCAGTGGTCAGTCACGCAGGAGAAGGGCACGGAAAG GGCTTTTACCAACAAGTACTACAAGCTTCGGGAAAACGGCATCTACGAGTGCATTTCATGCGGCCGCGATCTCTTCAATTCGAAGACGAAATACGATTCTGGTTCCGGTTGGCCGGCTTTCTATGACGTCGTCGATCCTAAAGGAGTCAAACTAACAAAAGATGCCTCTCATG GTCTGGTGAGAACCGAAGTGAGCTGCTCCAACTGCCGAGCTCATCTTGGACACTTGTTCACCGACGGCCCACAGCCAACCGGATTACGATATTGCATCAACTCCTCGTCGTTAAATTTCCGCCCGGCGGCCGAGGCTGAGGGGGAAGGTCAGCAGACGGGAGACAAGTCGTTCAGCTCTAACTTCAGTTTTCCTGCCACTCAGGGTGGATGCGGTCCGCTTCGATGCGGAGACGCAAACATCTCCTGCGCTAAGAAAGTGAACGGCACAGTTTGA
- the LOC130691518 gene encoding peptide methionine sulfoxide reductase MsrB-like isoform X1 — protein sequence MDPTSSEFKQELRQRLTPLQWSVTQEKGTERAFTNKYYKLRENGIYECISCGRDLFNSKTKYDSGSGWPAFYDVVDPKGVKLTKDASHVGANLLLLIANPGLVRTEVSCSNCRAHLGHLFTDGPQPTGLRYCINSSSLNFRPAAEAEGEGQQTGDKSFSSNFSFPATQGGCGPLRCGDANISCAKKVNGTV from the exons ATGGACCCGACATCATCCGAGTTCAAGCAAGAACTGCGTCAGCGGCTAACTCCGCTCCAGTGGTCAGTCACGCAGGAGAAGGGCACGGAAAG GGCTTTTACCAACAAGTACTACAAGCTTCGGGAAAACGGCATCTACGAGTGCATTTCATGCGGCCGCGATCTCTTCAATTCGAAGACGAAATACGATTCTGGTTCCGGTTGGCCGGCTTTCTATGACGTCGTCGATCCTAAAGGAGTCAAACTAACAAAAGATGCCTCTCATG TTGGCGCCAATCTACTTCTTCTAATCGCCAATCCAGGTCTGGTGAGAACCGAAGTGAGCTGCTCCAACTGCCGAGCTCATCTTGGACACTTGTTCACCGACGGCCCACAGCCAACCGGATTACGATATTGCATCAACTCCTCGTCGTTAAATTTCCGCCCGGCGGCCGAGGCTGAGGGGGAAGGTCAGCAGACGGGAGACAAGTCGTTCAGCTCTAACTTCAGTTTTCCTGCCACTCAGGGTGGATGCGGTCCGCTTCGATGCGGAGACGCAAACATCTCCTGCGCTAAGAAAGTGAACGGCACAGTTTGA